Part of the Cydia pomonella isolate Wapato2018A chromosome 20, ilCydPomo1, whole genome shotgun sequence genome is shown below.
GTTTATCGTACGCGACGTGACATTATGAGCACTCGTTTCTAATGACGCAGTATTAGATACAGGAAGCTACGATGCGCGTAAACATGAATACATTTGTTGATCTTTAAATGCAAGCGCAAAGTCGCAATTTATCAGGCAAGTTAAAGATACTTCATATTATTAGTAGGTAAAGTGTTGGCAGCTGGAGGAAAAATGTCGACACTGTATTTTGTAGCCAAACTGTGAACTTTCGTGAGCTCAAAATGTTAAAATTCCATCTAATACTAAATTGCAGATTACGAATTAATTATTACCTCATATTCTTCATCCGGAAAATACGAGTCATCAGGCGGCGGCCACCCCGGCATCGACGCGTTTGTAGGCACAGCCGTGAACAGTGCCGGCGTCATGTCTTCAGGCCAGATGAGGAGCGCTCCGCCGAGCAGCAGTGACCCACATACCAGCCCTAGATCCTGCGCTGCCCGGAGCGCCCGCAGAGCTCTCCTCAAAGCTATCTTCCGTCTACATTCATCGCCCGCTGCTTGAGCTAATGTAGTCGCTGACGCACACAACGCAAGCGACATCGGAGACAAAGCGAAACCGCAAGCACCATAAAGAGGAAGTAACACAGAAAGAGGAGTAGCAGCTGTATGCGCTGTTAATAATATACAGACTAAAACGTGCGCTACAGTGACGACTACTCTAGTCCCAGTCTTTTGAAGAATTAAAGGGGAGAATGGTGCTACTAAAGCTGCTACCGTATGCATGACTGCTAGAGGCATTGCTCCTGCTTCCGCGCCTGCGAAGGCTGTGAAAGGGAGCAGGGCAGTTGCGCAAAGGCCACTGGCTACACAGAGGAGGGTGAATCGTTGGACGACGGGCTTGGGGATCTTGGGAGGTTGGCGAGCGATGAGCCGGCGGACTGAAGCGGCACCAACGGATGAGGCCACGGAGTCCCGGCGGCGGGATGATGTGGGAATTGCGGGCGCTCTGGTTGAGGATTTTGGCTTCTTCCAGAGCCATTCTTTCTTGTATATTGTGCTCACAGGAATCTGTTGGAAGAAAATTAAGTCAAGGAAATCAGTCTTGAAAAAAATTTCGTTAGAAATTGACCCATTTTGCCACgttcttaaattaaatttagtatagGTACATTGTAACTGATGAATTCTCAATTGAAACTCTGGAGCCTTAAGATGGAAAATTCTTAAGGTAAGTAAGGAATGGAAGGATTCGTACGCTTCTGGAAAGCTTCCGAATCTCAATTGGTAGTATAGCGATCGGACCGGTGTTCCAAGAAGTCGCAAGTTCGAGTAATAAAAATTGTACTATCACTGGCAGAAGTTCCTATTTCATGAAAGAAAATACTAGAAAATACTCCTACTTGTTTGATAGCATGGTGCCGATGTGGATCAGAGACCGTGCGGGCTGCAGTGCGCACGGATGCTGGCCGCGACCGCTCCGTCAAGTCCGGCAGGCTGCCCATGCGACCGCTTACACTACCTCATCTGTAACAACGACACCTACCCTTaacatgggcgtaggcaggtacaggcagggGGGAGGCatctgccccccccccccctagagctcaaattttacatacaatgaaTGCACCTCTGCGGCGTCTGCCCCCCCTAAGTCTCCGGTAACATGAACTTGCCCGCCCCCCAGtccactggctggctacgctcTTGACTCTTAACAGGGAAGATAGTCTTA
Proteins encoded:
- the LOC133528971 gene encoding uncharacterized protein LOC133528971 isoform X2, producing MGSLPDLTERSRPASVRTAARTVSDPHRHHAIKQIPVSTIYKKEWLWKKPKSSTRAPAIPTSSRRRDSVASSVGAASVRRLIARQPPKIPKPVVQRFTLLCVASGLCATALLPFTAFAGAEAGAMPLAVMHTVAALVAPFSPLILQKTGTRVVVTVAHVLVCILLTAHTAATPLSVLLPLYGACGFALSPMSLALCASATTLAQAAGDECRRKIALRRALRALRAAQDLGLVCGSLLLGGALLIWPEDMTPALFTAVPTNASMPGWPPPDDSYFPDEEYEEQTCGAAGCPDVQSLSGTTLTSDGRRALVAVWALLSLVAIGLGVYGATSAPAPPPDARSIVRDPRALLSFPMGLFIGLQQGFIYTSYIKWYGVCVGGWTCAWRALCGAGCLQALAAATLSMAAARGRRGALAAGGAAAHASLMLALLRWRAARTDLALPAVAAAAWGACAALWDVLQSGICIGGPGWRGPWSLTLAARHAGLALACAARQLLCARFQIVALASALVAALVSQVALELRLRPSEAQRHR
- the LOC133528971 gene encoding uncharacterized protein LOC133528971 isoform X1 yields the protein MGSLPDLTERSRPASVRTAARTVSDPHRHHAIKQIPVSTIYKKEWLWKKPKSSTRAPAIPTSSRRRDSVASSVGAASVRRLIARQPPKIPKPVVQRFTLLCVASGLCATALLPFTAFAGAEAGAMPLAVMHTVAALVAPFSPLILQKTGTRVVVTVAHVLVCILLTAHTAATPLSVLLPLYGACGFALSPMSLALCASATTLAQAAGDECRRKIALRRALRALRAAQDLGLVCGSLLLGGALLIWPEDMTPALFTAVPTNASMPGWPPPDDSYFPDEEYEEQTCGAAGCPDVQSLSGTTLTSDGRRALVAVWALLSLVAIGLGVYGATSAPAPPPDARSIVRDPRALLSFPMGLFIGLQQGFIYTSYIKWYGVCVGGWTCAWRALCGAGCLQALAAATLSMAAARGRRGALAAGGAAAHASLMLALLRWRAARTDLALPAVAAAAWGACAALWDVLQSGICIGGPGWRGPWSLTLAARHAGLALACAARQLLCARFQIVALASALVAALVSQVALELRLRPSEAQRHRS